One genomic region from Mesorhizobium terrae encodes:
- a CDS encoding ABC transporter ATP-binding protein, with product MSAKATLLGIDQVNKRFGAVTALDAVSIDIRENEFFALLGPSGCGKTTLLRILAGFEMPSEGRILLDGNDIARVPPNRRPVNLMFQSYALFPHMTVRANISYGLEMERLPAAEIRSRVDAMLETTQLAGLADRKPDQLSGGQKQRVALARALVKRPRLLLLDEPLGALDKKLRGAMQLELKRLQHEVGITFVVVTHDQEEALVMADRVAVLRNGRLLQCDTPHAIYERPADRFVADFIGVMNFLPGRANGDGLDLASGAKVSGAVPANLAAGAAAVAAVRPERIALFPTEPTENRVRGTVEALAYHGLDLQVHIRTDACPAPFTIRLTADAADRRPPRVGESVEAGWSAADTRIFPE from the coding sequence ATGAGCGCAAAGGCGACACTGCTCGGCATCGACCAGGTGAACAAGCGGTTCGGCGCGGTGACCGCGCTCGACGCCGTGTCGATCGACATCCGCGAGAACGAGTTCTTCGCCCTGCTCGGTCCGTCAGGCTGCGGCAAGACCACCTTGTTGCGCATCCTCGCCGGTTTCGAAATGCCAAGCGAAGGGCGCATCCTGCTGGATGGCAACGATATCGCGCGGGTGCCGCCTAACCGGCGCCCGGTCAACCTGATGTTCCAGTCCTACGCGCTGTTTCCGCACATGACCGTGCGCGCCAACATCTCCTATGGTCTGGAGATGGAAAGGCTGCCTGCGGCCGAAATCCGCTCGCGGGTCGACGCGATGCTGGAGACGACGCAGCTCGCAGGGCTAGCCGACCGCAAGCCGGACCAATTGTCGGGCGGCCAGAAGCAGCGTGTGGCGCTAGCGCGCGCGCTGGTGAAGCGGCCGCGCCTGCTCCTGCTCGACGAGCCGCTCGGCGCGCTGGACAAGAAGCTGCGCGGCGCCATGCAGCTGGAACTGAAGCGCCTGCAGCATGAGGTTGGCATCACCTTCGTGGTCGTCACTCACGACCAGGAAGAAGCGCTGGTGATGGCCGACCGCGTGGCGGTGCTGCGCAACGGCCGGCTGCTGCAATGCGACACGCCGCACGCCATTTACGAGCGGCCGGCCGACCGGTTCGTCGCGGATTTCATCGGCGTCATGAATTTCCTGCCCGGCCGCGCCAATGGCGACGGGCTCGATCTGGCGAGCGGCGCCAAGGTTTCAGGCGCCGTACCGGCCAATCTCGCAGCGGGTGCGGCCGCGGTGGCGGCGGTGCGGCCGGAGCGCATCGCGCTGTTTCCGACAGAGCCGACCGAGAACCGCGTGCGCGGGACGGTGGAGGCGCTCGCCTATCACGGGCTGGACCTGCAGGTGCACATCCGCACCGACGCCTGCCCGGCGCCATTCACGATCCGCCTTACCGCCGATGCCGCCGACCGGCGCCCGCCGCGCGTTGGCGAGAGCGTCGAAGCCGGCTGGAGCGCGGCCGACACGCGCATTTTTCCCGAGTGA
- a CDS encoding ABC transporter permease encodes MNSASMPHGLKLVLIAVFIFLYIPIAVLVALSFNEGGLPTAWSGFSLKWYAALAGNRAILSAAFNTLIVALISTTVATLLGTLLALGMEVRRRRGRMLEALVFAPMIIPDIVLAIALLSFFSMLDMPMGLHTIIMAHVVFNLAFVCSVVRARLKSFDWSIIEASADLGASGVTTFRRVTLPVILPAVIAGALLAFTLSVDEFIIAFFTAGAGRSSTTLPMQIYSMIRFGITPEINALASIVMAVSVTALALSQRLNRGVIAS; translated from the coding sequence ATGAATAGTGCTTCCATGCCGCACGGGCTGAAGCTCGTTCTGATCGCCGTCTTCATATTCCTCTATATCCCCATCGCCGTGCTCGTGGCGCTGTCCTTCAACGAGGGTGGACTGCCGACGGCCTGGTCCGGCTTCTCGCTGAAATGGTATGCGGCGCTGGCGGGTAACCGCGCCATACTGTCGGCGGCATTCAACACGCTGATCGTAGCGCTCATATCGACCACCGTCGCCACACTGCTCGGCACGTTGCTGGCGCTTGGCATGGAGGTTCGCCGCAGGCGCGGCCGCATGCTGGAAGCGCTGGTGTTCGCGCCGATGATCATTCCCGACATCGTGCTGGCGATCGCGCTGCTCTCCTTCTTTTCAATGCTCGACATGCCGATGGGCCTGCACACCATCATCATGGCGCATGTGGTGTTCAATCTCGCCTTCGTCTGCTCCGTCGTGCGGGCGCGGCTAAAAAGCTTCGACTGGTCGATCATCGAGGCGTCGGCCGATCTTGGCGCATCGGGCGTGACGACGTTTCGCCGCGTGACGCTGCCGGTCATTCTGCCGGCCGTCATTGCCGGCGCGCTGCTCGCCTTCACGCTTTCGGTCGACGAATTCATCATCGCCTTCTTCACGGCCGGCGCCGGGCGCTCGTCCACAACGCTGCCGATGCAGATCTATTCGATGATCCGTTTCGGCATCACGCCGGAGATCAACGCGTTGGCCAGCATCGTCATGGCGGTAAGCGTGACGGCGCTCGCTTTGTCGCAACGCCTCAACCGCGGGGTCATCGCATCATGA